A genomic region of Micromonospora sp. NBRC 110009 contains the following coding sequences:
- a CDS encoding aromatic ring-hydroxylating oxygenase subunit alpha: MSVRSGGPAAPLDADDLVVASLPFGSSRTLPAAAYTSRAVLAWERRHLFGGGWVCVGRSVELRGANQRAVTVGDIGVLLTCDGATMRALANVCRHRGHELLVAGATADRSAIVCPYHGWAYRLDGALAAAAGMGGVAGFDPADHGLIELPVAHWQGWVFVNAAGGAPPFADYLGALDELVDPYQPERLRLGDRHVYDVAANWKVIVENYHECYHCPRIHPELCRVSPPTSGDNWDLPGAWIGGSMDLRDHAETMSLDGRSRGLFIEGAPRRTVRYVGLFPNLLISAHPDYVMTHRIEPLAPDRTRVECSWYVPPHVTDVAYAVEFWDITNREDWAACESVQRGLSSPHYHAGPLAPNEDAVHQWMSFLARAYQDPVATVTAACRPRHGDQAAGQGRPA; this comes from the coding sequence ATGTCTGTTCGCTCCGGCGGCCCAGCCGCACCGTTGGACGCCGACGATCTCGTCGTGGCGTCGTTGCCGTTCGGCAGCTCACGCACGTTGCCGGCAGCCGCGTACACCTCCCGGGCGGTGCTGGCCTGGGAACGCCGACACCTCTTCGGCGGGGGTTGGGTCTGCGTCGGCCGGAGCGTGGAGCTGCGCGGGGCCAACCAACGGGCGGTCACCGTGGGCGACATCGGGGTGCTGCTGACCTGTGACGGCGCGACAATGCGGGCGCTGGCGAACGTCTGCCGGCATCGCGGCCACGAGCTGCTCGTTGCGGGCGCGACGGCGGACCGGTCGGCGATCGTGTGCCCCTATCACGGATGGGCCTACCGGCTGGACGGCGCCCTGGCGGCGGCGGCCGGGATGGGCGGCGTCGCCGGCTTCGATCCCGCGGACCACGGCCTGATCGAGCTACCGGTAGCGCACTGGCAGGGCTGGGTGTTCGTCAACGCGGCGGGCGGGGCTCCGCCGTTCGCCGACTACCTCGGTGCCCTCGACGAGCTGGTCGATCCGTACCAGCCCGAGCGCCTGCGCCTCGGCGACCGTCACGTGTACGACGTCGCGGCGAACTGGAAAGTGATCGTGGAGAACTACCACGAGTGTTACCACTGCCCCCGCATCCACCCGGAGCTCTGCCGGGTCTCGCCGCCGACGTCCGGCGACAACTGGGACCTGCCGGGTGCCTGGATCGGCGGCTCGATGGACCTGCGCGACCACGCCGAAACCATGTCGCTGGACGGTCGGTCGCGTGGACTGTTCATCGAGGGAGCTCCCCGCCGCACGGTCCGGTACGTCGGCCTCTTTCCCAACCTGTTGATCTCGGCACACCCCGACTACGTCATGACGCACCGGATCGAACCGCTCGCGCCCGACCGGACCCGGGTCGAGTGCAGCTGGTACGTGCCGCCGCACGTGACCGACGTGGCATACGCGGTGGAATTCTGGGACATCACGAACCGCGAGGACTGGGCGGCGTGCGAATCCGTCCAGCGTGGGCTCTCCTCGCCCCACTATCACGCGGGACCCTTGGCCCCGAACGAGGACGCGGTCCATCAGTGGATGAGCTTCCTCGCCCGGGCGTACCAGGATCCGGTGGCCACGGTCACCGCCGCCTGCCGGCCGCGCCACGGCGATCAAGCTGCCGGCCAGGGTCGCCCGGCCTAG
- a CDS encoding xanthine dehydrogenase family protein molybdopterin-binding subunit yields MSAPPAGAVGRAHPRLEGRDKVTGAARYAVEYPVHDVTYGWVVPATAARGRISRIDVGPALAVPGVLDVLHHGNAPRLVSGVDPTLFLLQEPAVHYRGEFVALVVAETIEAAREAARLVLIDYDTEPHSTVLSEHHPGLYRPDKVNPSYPTDTADGDFDAGYAAAEIRVDATYRTPAYHNNPMEPHATTARWADGRLLVHDSTQGSTPVKATLAQLFGLPDEAVRVVAEHVGGGFGSKGAPKAPVVLAALAARHVGRPVRLALTRQQLFGPIGYRTPTIQRVRLGADADGRIAAVCHDAISQTSTVHEFAEQTAVYTRSMYAGQHRRTTHRLARLDVPTPFWMRAPGECPGAYALESAMDELATACGIDPVELRVRNDLTVDPDTGHPFSSRNLVACLREGARRFGWADRDPTPATRREGRWLVGTGVAGSSYPARSRPAAAAATAAPDGTFEVRINATDIGTGARTALWQVAADALAVPADRVAIRVGDSDLPPAGVAGGSMGTASWSWAVIRACQALREQLRHSAGGTVPPDGLTVEVDTADEIRAQRSLPRYAYGAHFMQVRVDADTGEVRMDRMLGVFAAGRVVNPTTARSQLIGGMTMGLSMALHEEGLLDERYGDWVNHDLATYHVSGCADVPQIEAYWLPEEDPELNPAGVKGLGEIGIVGSAAAVANAVHHATGVRIRDLPIRLDKLLDHLSVRRR; encoded by the coding sequence GTGAGCGCGCCGCCCGCCGGCGCGGTGGGCCGGGCACATCCGCGGCTGGAGGGCCGGGACAAGGTCACCGGGGCGGCCCGGTACGCGGTCGAGTACCCGGTGCACGACGTGACGTACGGCTGGGTGGTGCCGGCGACGGCGGCGCGCGGGCGGATCAGCCGGATCGACGTGGGCCCGGCGCTGGCCGTGCCCGGGGTGCTGGACGTGCTGCACCACGGCAACGCGCCCCGGCTCGTGTCCGGAGTGGACCCGACCCTGTTCCTGTTGCAGGAACCGGCCGTGCACTACCGGGGGGAGTTCGTCGCGCTCGTGGTGGCGGAGACCATCGAGGCGGCCCGCGAGGCGGCCCGGCTGGTCCTGATCGACTACGACACCGAGCCGCACAGCACCGTGCTCTCCGAGCACCACCCGGGGCTGTACCGGCCGGACAAGGTGAACCCGAGCTATCCCACGGACACCGCCGACGGCGACTTCGACGCCGGGTACGCGGCCGCCGAGATCCGGGTGGACGCCACCTACCGCACGCCGGCTTACCACAACAACCCGATGGAGCCGCACGCTACCACCGCCCGCTGGGCTGACGGGCGGCTCCTGGTGCACGACTCCACCCAGGGTTCGACGCCCGTGAAGGCCACCCTGGCGCAGCTGTTCGGGCTGCCCGACGAGGCGGTCCGGGTGGTCGCCGAGCACGTCGGTGGCGGCTTCGGCAGCAAGGGCGCACCGAAGGCGCCGGTGGTGCTCGCCGCGCTCGCCGCCCGGCACGTGGGCCGGCCGGTCCGGCTGGCCCTGACCCGACAGCAGCTCTTCGGCCCGATCGGCTACCGCACCCCGACCATCCAACGGGTCCGGCTCGGCGCCGACGCCGACGGGCGGATCGCCGCGGTCTGCCACGACGCGATCAGCCAGACCTCGACCGTGCACGAGTTCGCCGAGCAGACCGCCGTCTACACCCGCAGCATGTACGCCGGGCAGCACCGGCGCACCACCCACCGGCTGGCCCGGCTGGACGTGCCGACCCCGTTCTGGATGCGCGCGCCGGGCGAGTGCCCGGGCGCGTACGCGCTGGAGTCCGCGATGGACGAGTTGGCGACGGCGTGCGGCATCGACCCGGTGGAGCTGCGGGTGCGCAACGACCTGACCGTCGACCCGGACACCGGGCACCCGTTCAGCAGCCGCAACCTGGTCGCCTGCCTGCGGGAGGGGGCCCGGCGGTTCGGTTGGGCCGACCGGGACCCGACGCCGGCGACCCGCCGGGAGGGACGGTGGCTGGTCGGCACCGGGGTGGCCGGGTCGAGCTACCCGGCCCGATCCCGGCCCGCCGCCGCGGCGGCCACCGCCGCACCGGACGGCACCTTCGAGGTACGGATCAACGCCACCGACATCGGCACCGGCGCCCGGACCGCGCTGTGGCAGGTGGCGGCCGACGCGCTCGCGGTGCCCGCCGACCGGGTGGCGATCCGGGTGGGCGACAGCGACCTGCCGCCGGCCGGGGTGGCCGGCGGTTCGATGGGCACCGCCTCGTGGAGCTGGGCGGTGATCCGGGCCTGCCAGGCCCTGCGTGAGCAGCTTCGGCACTCCGCGGGCGGGACGGTGCCGCCCGACGGGCTGACCGTGGAGGTGGACACCGCCGACGAAATCCGCGCCCAGCGCTCCCTCCCCCGGTACGCGTACGGCGCCCACTTCATGCAGGTGCGGGTGGACGCGGACACCGGCGAGGTGCGGATGGACCGGATGCTCGGGGTGTTCGCCGCCGGCCGGGTGGTGAACCCGACCACCGCCCGCAGCCAGCTCATCGGCGGCATGACCATGGGCCTGTCGATGGCGCTGCACGAGGAGGGCCTGCTCGACGAGCGGTACGGCGACTGGGTCAACCACGACCTCGCCACCTACCACGTCAGCGGTTGCGCCGACGTGCCGCAGATCGAGGCGTACTGGCTGCCGGAGGAGGACCCGGAGCTGAACCCGGCCGGGGTGAAGGGGCTCGGCGAGATCGGCATCGTGGGCAGCGCCGCGGCCGTCGCCAACGCGGTGCACCACGCGACCGGGGTACGGATCCGGGACCTGCCCATCCGGCTGGACAAGCTGCTGGACCACCTGTCCGTGCGGCGACGCTAG
- a CDS encoding FAD binding domain-containing protein: MRPFRYHRPADVAEAVALLDVEPEAAYLAGGTNLVDLMKLGVQRPDLLVDVTGLPLDTVAALPDGGLRIGATVRNSDLAAHPVVRRDHPLLSRALLAGASGQLRNMATTAGNLLQHTRCAYFQDTGKACNKREPGTGCAARHGQNRDLAILGWSEFCVATHPSDLAVALAALDALVEVHEPGGAREIPLTELHRTPGEHPERETTLPRGALITAVRIPPLPFARRCAYLKVRDRATFAFAVGSVAAALDLDGDTVRDVRLAYGAVAHRPWRAYRAEEALRGRPFTAELAARAADAELASARPLPHNGFKVPLIRNLTVRALTALAGTVPR, from the coding sequence GTGAGGCCGTTCCGCTACCACCGGCCGGCCGACGTCGCGGAGGCCGTCGCGCTGCTCGACGTGGAGCCGGAGGCGGCGTACCTCGCCGGCGGGACCAACCTGGTGGACCTGATGAAGCTCGGCGTGCAGCGGCCGGACCTGCTGGTGGACGTGACCGGCCTGCCGCTGGACACGGTGGCGGCCCTGCCGGACGGCGGGCTGCGGATCGGGGCCACCGTGCGCAACAGCGACCTCGCCGCGCATCCCGTGGTGCGACGCGACCACCCGCTGCTCTCCCGGGCGCTGCTCGCCGGCGCCTCGGGACAGCTGCGCAACATGGCCACCACCGCGGGGAACCTGCTGCAACACACCCGCTGCGCCTACTTCCAGGACACCGGGAAGGCGTGCAACAAGCGGGAGCCCGGTACCGGTTGCGCGGCCCGGCACGGGCAGAACCGCGACCTGGCCATCCTCGGCTGGTCCGAGTTCTGCGTGGCCACCCACCCGTCGGACCTGGCGGTCGCCCTGGCCGCCCTCGACGCCTTGGTGGAGGTGCACGAACCGGGCGGGGCGCGGGAGATCCCCCTGACCGAGCTGCACCGGACGCCCGGGGAGCACCCCGAGCGGGAGACCACGCTCCCCCGCGGCGCGCTGATCACCGCGGTACGGATTCCGCCGCTACCGTTCGCGAGACGCTGCGCCTACCTGAAGGTGCGCGACCGGGCCACGTTCGCGTTCGCGGTCGGCTCGGTGGCCGCCGCGCTCGACCTGGACGGGGACACCGTTCGCGACGTCCGGCTGGCGTACGGCGCGGTCGCGCACCGGCCGTGGCGGGCGTACCGGGCGGAGGAGGCGCTGCGCGGCCGCCCGTTCACCGCCGAGCTGGCCGCCCGGGCCGCGGACGCCGAACTCGCCTCGGCCCGCCCGTTGCCGCACAACGGGTTCAAGGTGCCGCTGATCCGCAACCTCACCGTCCGCGCGTTGACCGCACTGGCCGGGACGGTGCCCCGGTGA
- a CDS encoding 2Fe-2S iron-sulfur cluster-binding protein encodes MRESGKPAEDGRSSTVTLTVNGVGHELTLDNRTTLLDALRERLALTGSKKGCDHGQCGSCTVLLDGRRVKSCLVLAVTLDGRTVVTVEGLAGPADLSPLQAAFVARDAFQCGYCTPGQLCSARGMLDEVARDWPSAVTEDLTAPVELTDAEVRERMGGNLCRCAAYPNIVAAIRDAAAAR; translated from the coding sequence GTGCGGGAGAGCGGGAAACCGGCAGAAGACGGGCGGTCGTCCACCGTCACGCTCACCGTCAACGGCGTCGGCCACGAGCTGACGCTGGACAACCGGACCACCCTGCTGGACGCCCTGCGCGAGCGGCTCGCCCTGACCGGCAGCAAGAAGGGCTGCGACCACGGGCAGTGCGGCTCGTGCACGGTGCTGCTCGACGGCCGGCGGGTGAAGAGCTGCCTGGTCCTGGCCGTCACCCTGGACGGCCGGACGGTGGTCACCGTGGAGGGACTCGCCGGCCCGGCGGACCTCTCCCCGCTTCAGGCGGCCTTCGTCGCGCGCGACGCCTTCCAGTGCGGCTACTGCACACCCGGCCAGCTCTGTTCCGCGCGCGGGATGCTCGACGAGGTGGCCCGGGACTGGCCCAGCGCGGTGACCGAGGACCTGACCGCGCCGGTGGAGCTGACCGACGCGGAGGTGCGGGAACGGATGGGTGGCAACCTGTGCCGCTGCGCCGCGTACCCGAACATCGTGGCCGCGATCCGGGACGCGGCGGCGGCACGGTGA